Genomic window (Desulforapulum autotrophicum HRM2):
ATCATTTATGGATAGATCCACCTGTGCCATGGTATCACCCTCTCCATAACTGAGATCTGCCTTAAGCCCGAATCCGGTGGCGGTGATTTTCATATTTTCAATCACAGCACCACAGGAAATCACAGAGGCCATCTGATGAACATTGAAAAAGGACTCGTCAGCCGCTTTGTCTAAATACAGGGTGATCCGATTGTTGGTTTTGGCAAATTTCCATGGCTGGACATTGTCCCCTGAGGGTGCCTGGATACCGGCCTTAATGATATAGTCCAGTAATTCTCCCGAAATTTTTCCATCCCGGCACAGGCTCACAGGTTTCTCTGGCTCTTCCGGCCCGATGGGGGTATTTCTGGTCAGCATTTTTTTTACGAGTACGGTTTTGATACGCTGCCAGGGATGCTTATTGCCCATATTCAGCTTTTTTATACAATACTTCCTGAGATAGGGATCAAACTGAGAATAGTAGGGAACCGGTTTAATCATCCCTTTCCCCAGAATAATCCTGACGGCCTCGGTTCCAGCCATGCCCGTGCAAAGCTGACAGGCAATATTCAAGGACGGACCTTTTCTGGATTTGAAACTAAGCTTTGAGGTGTCCATATATTTGAATTGAAGGGCCTTTGGAGCCAGTCCCATGGCAAAGGCAAGATATTGGTCCTCGGGTTTCATATCCTCGATAATGTTGAAATAATCGTCAAATGCAATGCCCCGATCCGGGGCAAAAACCAGCATGGCTGAGCCAAATCCCAGAGGACCTGCCGTGATCACATAAATCCCTTTCTCCCTGGCCCGATTAAAAAGCTGCCTGCGGATATCAAACGCAAAAAAATCCAGGGAGTCGATAACAACAGAGACCCCATCTAAAAACAAGTCCATATTTTCTGCATTAATACCATCGGGAAATTCAGTGATCTCCAGAAACGGATTGATACTCAGGGCCTGTTCCTTCATGACGTCCAGCTTCGGACGGCCGAAATCAGGCACCCGGGCCCCAAACTGCCGGTTTACATTGGCTGGCTCATAGATATCAAAATCTGCAATATTAAACCTGCCGATTCCGGTCCTGACCATGGTAATAAGGTGGGCGCTGCCTACACCACCCATGCCGGGGATGGCTATTTTACTCTTGGCAAGGATTTCCTGTTCTTCAGGGGTGAGCAAACCAATATTCCTTGAAAAGGCTTCAATATGATATTCTTTTTGGGAAGATATGCCATACTCTTGAAGTTTTTCCAGATATGATTTTATTGGCATTTTTGATCCCTCGTATATTGGTTTTCATGAAAACATCATGCAACTAGCTTAAATTCTATAATGTTTTGTTGTGTGCAGTCTTGTGAATGAAAGACCAAGTTGCGAAAGACTGTTATTTATCCCTTCCGGCTGATCAATTTCCTCCACAAGGACCCATGGTCCAGATACCATCTCAATGATCTGATTCATCACGCTTCCACATTAAACATTCTTCTTGACTTCTGAAGCACAACCTATTTACTTTGTCCGAATAATGCTTTTATTCTATGACCATGTCAAATTAATTATATGGGATAACCAATGTCTGAATATTTAACATACGGAAAATTCAAATTCTGCGAAGCCATCACAGAAGAACAAAGAAGAGAGATATACCGCTTAAGATATGAGGTCTATGCTCTGGAGTTTGGCTTTGAAAACCCCTATGACTTTCCCGATAAATTAGAGAAAGACCCGTATGATCCCCATTCCGTTCACTTCATAGCTTTGAACGAAGACAACGACATCATAGGAACAGTCCGGATGATTCTTAATTCTGAAAAAGGCTTTCCTGTTGAACAGGCCTCGGAAATTAACGATTTTGATGACAAGCCGTCACCTGAGATGATAACTGAGGTGTCCCGCTTGGCTGTTTCCAAAAAACTGCGCAGAAGGCCTGAAGACGGGATGCACGGTGTGGAATCGTATATCCCCAAATCCCAGGGAGGCGTTTCAGACATTCCAAGAAAAGAAGATGAATCATTTAAGGAAAAAAGGCAGCGCCCTGCCATTATCCTGGGGCTTTACCGGGCAGTCTATCACAAATGCAAAGAACTCGGCATTACCCACATGTACATGATTACAGAAGACAAGCTTTTT
Coding sequences:
- a CDS encoding ThiF family adenylyltransferase is translated as MPIKSYLEKLQEYGISSQKEYHIEAFSRNIGLLTPEEQEILAKSKIAIPGMGGVGSAHLITMVRTGIGRFNIADFDIYEPANVNRQFGARVPDFGRPKLDVMKEQALSINPFLEITEFPDGINAENMDLFLDGVSVVIDSLDFFAFDIRRQLFNRAREKGIYVITAGPLGFGSAMLVFAPDRGIAFDDYFNIIEDMKPEDQYLAFAMGLAPKALQFKYMDTSKLSFKSRKGPSLNIACQLCTGMAGTEAVRIILGKGMIKPVPYYSQFDPYLRKYCIKKLNMGNKHPWQRIKTVLVKKMLTRNTPIGPEEPEKPVSLCRDGKISGELLDYIIKAGIQAPSGDNVQPWKFAKTNNRITLYLDKAADESFFNVHQMASVISCGAVIENMKITATGFGLKADLSYGEGDTMAQVDLSINDAVEKDLLADYIWKRKTNRKLFEKRKASQGLLVELRDSIQNIQGTGIHFITDTDSLEKLARVVSKADRIRTERQDLHEHFFKMIRFSPEETLDKRDGFYIKNLEAGVDGEAFLRTTRSWPVMNIANKLGFGKIVAKAAYDALIHSSGAALVVVRGINTESYLNGGRALERVWLTLSRYGFELQPMTAITLFLLRKQLDGDGAFDSKHRKLLNEIRGEYGALFPDCDFTQDGQVMLFRFGKASQIKYQTLRKYNSHFAPMGKCVLN
- a CDS encoding PEP-CTERM/exosortase system-associated acyltransferase; its protein translation is MSEYLTYGKFKFCEAITEEQRREIYRLRYEVYALEFGFENPYDFPDKLEKDPYDPHSVHFIALNEDNDIIGTVRMILNSEKGFPVEQASEINDFDDKPSPEMITEVSRLAVSKKLRRRPEDGMHGVESYIPKSQGGVSDIPRKEDESFKEKRQRPAIILGLYRAVYHKCKELGITHMYMITEDKLFHALYKFGFVFRQVGNPVEYHGKRTPYATSWKEIEVHMDKKHPDLLEFLLFKLDNKYHPKL